In a genomic window of Nocardiopsis mwathae:
- a CDS encoding Ppx/GppA phosphatase family protein, with protein MSTRSVAAIDCGTNSIRLLISSVIAMDEDEVQLLDVERRMEIVRLGQGVDSTGAFAPEALERTFAALRGYAELMREHGVGFGPESVRMVATSATRDAANRQEFIDGVRSIIGVEPEVISGDEEAELSFIGATAELEGAEDGFKPPFLVVDIGGGSTEFVLGHTGGEEAGVVRAARSVDIGCVRMTERHLTQDPPPPAQVAAATADIDAALEEAARAVPLDEAATVVCVAGTATTVAGIAEDLPAYEPERIHHTRVSAERTHAIAEELLAMPHEARAAIGVMHPGRVDVIGAGALILDRVVKRTGADGFVASEHDILDGIAWSLCLSEVTE; from the coding sequence GTGAGTACCAGAAGCGTCGCGGCCATCGACTGCGGGACGAACTCCATCCGGCTGCTGATCTCCAGCGTGATCGCGATGGACGAGGACGAAGTCCAGCTGCTCGACGTCGAGCGCCGCATGGAGATCGTCCGCCTGGGCCAGGGTGTCGACTCCACCGGTGCGTTCGCGCCCGAGGCGCTGGAGCGCACGTTCGCCGCGCTGCGCGGCTACGCCGAGCTGATGCGCGAGCACGGCGTGGGGTTCGGCCCGGAGTCGGTGCGAATGGTGGCCACCAGCGCCACCCGTGACGCCGCCAACCGCCAGGAGTTCATCGACGGCGTCCGCTCGATCATCGGGGTCGAGCCCGAGGTGATCTCCGGCGACGAGGAGGCGGAGCTGTCCTTCATCGGCGCCACGGCCGAGCTGGAGGGCGCCGAGGACGGCTTCAAGCCCCCGTTCCTGGTGGTGGACATCGGCGGCGGCTCGACCGAGTTCGTGCTCGGCCACACCGGTGGCGAGGAGGCCGGGGTGGTGCGCGCCGCGCGCTCGGTCGACATCGGCTGCGTCCGGATGACCGAGCGGCACCTGACCCAGGACCCGCCCCCGCCCGCGCAGGTCGCTGCGGCCACGGCCGACATCGACGCCGCCCTGGAGGAGGCCGCCCGGGCGGTGCCGCTGGACGAGGCGGCGACCGTCGTGTGCGTGGCGGGAACCGCCACGACCGTGGCGGGGATCGCCGAGGACCTGCCCGCCTACGAACCGGAGCGCATCCACCACACCCGGGTGTCGGCGGAGCGCACCCACGCCATCGCCGAGGAGCTGCTGGCGATGCCGCACGAGGCCCGCGCCGCCATCGGGGTGATGCACCCGGGCCGGGTCGATGTGATCGGGGCCGGGGCCCTGATCCTGGACCGTGTGGTGAAGCGCACCGGCGCCGACGGGTTCGTCGCCAGCGAGCACGACATCCTCGACGGGATCGCCTGGAGCCTCTGCCTTTCCGAAGTCACGGAATAA
- a CDS encoding DUF501 domain-containing protein yields the protein MTSNDHDAADERVSADDVAAIELQLGRVPRGLRGVAHRCPCGLPDVVRTAPRLEDGTPFPTLYYLTCPRAASAIGTLEADGVMREMQARLADDPELRAAYTRAHESYVAERDEQARRDGVEPLPPGMQSAGGMPTRVKCLHALVGHELAEPGTNPFGREALDALPEWWDKGRCVCVQDRANDSEDPE from the coding sequence ATGACTTCCAATGATCACGACGCCGCGGACGAGCGTGTCTCCGCCGATGACGTCGCCGCCATCGAGCTCCAGCTGGGCCGGGTTCCGCGCGGGCTGCGCGGGGTGGCACACCGCTGCCCCTGCGGCCTGCCCGATGTCGTGCGCACCGCGCCGCGCCTGGAGGACGGCACGCCGTTCCCGACGCTCTACTACCTGACCTGCCCCCGTGCCGCCTCGGCCATCGGCACCCTGGAGGCCGACGGCGTCATGCGGGAGATGCAGGCCCGCCTGGCCGACGACCCCGAGCTGCGGGCGGCCTACACCCGGGCGCACGAGTCCTACGTCGCCGAGCGCGACGAGCAGGCGCGGCGCGACGGTGTGGAGCCGCTGCCGCCCGGGATGCAGAGCGCCGGAGGCATGCCGACCCGGGTGAAGTGCCTGCACGCCCTGGTCGGCCACGAGCTCGCCGAGCCCGGTACCAACCCGTTCGGGCGCGAGGCCCTGGACGCCCTGCCCGAGTGGTGGGACAAGGGGCGGTGCGTGTGCGTGCAGGACCGTGCGAACGACAGCGAGGACCCCGAGTGA
- a CDS encoding FtsB family cell division protein, which translates to MPKVPEQPKGSRPGKAGPPASGASGRKGAKASATDARPASSGKKAAKPTGAKRSPSKPAKPTHPAKAAGEPGVSATSAKAAKGAKPGAPAAVGRSSSGRTRAAATAKPPAKGSAKGSAKGSAKAAGSTGGAGGAAGRIRPALTSRAAILALVICVIALSLAYPLREYISQRAEIARLQEQRSRAQENVSELETRKEQLQDPTYIEREARTRLHYQYPGERAYVVVPDRTTEQADDDDVRSDDPWFTKLWKSVKGADESGTDDEPIPDAQPPKR; encoded by the coding sequence ATGCCCAAGGTGCCAGAGCAGCCGAAGGGGTCCCGCCCGGGGAAGGCGGGACCCCCGGCCTCTGGCGCCTCGGGCCGCAAGGGCGCGAAGGCGTCGGCCACGGACGCCCGGCCCGCGTCGAGCGGTAAGAAGGCGGCCAAGCCCACCGGGGCCAAGCGCTCCCCGTCGAAGCCCGCGAAGCCCACCCACCCCGCCAAGGCCGCAGGGGAACCCGGGGTGAGTGCCACGTCCGCGAAGGCGGCGAAGGGAGCGAAGCCAGGCGCGCCCGCGGCGGTCGGTCGGTCGTCATCCGGTCGCACCAGGGCCGCCGCCACCGCGAAGCCTCCGGCCAAGGGGTCGGCCAAGGGGTCGGCCAAGGGGTCGGCCAAGGCGGCAGGGTCCACGGGGGGCGCGGGAGGCGCGGCCGGTCGCATCCGGCCGGCGCTCACCAGCCGCGCCGCCATCCTCGCCCTGGTCATCTGCGTGATCGCGCTCAGCCTCGCCTACCCGCTGCGCGAGTACATCTCCCAGCGCGCCGAGATCGCGCGCCTGCAGGAGCAGCGCAGCCGCGCCCAGGAGAACGTGAGTGAGCTGGAGACACGCAAGGAGCAGCTGCAGGACCCCACCTACATCGAGCGCGAGGCCCGCACCCGGCTGCACTACCAGTACCCGGGGGAGCGCGCCTACGTCGTCGTCCCCGACCGGACCACGGAGCAGGCGGACGACGATGACGTGCGTTCGGACGACCCCTGGTTCACCAAGCTGTGGAAGTCGGTCAAGGGGGCCGACGAGTCCGGGACGGACGACGAGCCGATCCCCGACGCCCAGCCCCCGAAACGCTGA
- the eno gene encoding phosphopyruvate hydratase, whose amino-acid sequence MSSIEAVQAREILDSRGNPTVEVEVLLDDGTIARAAVPSGASTGQFEAVELRDGGERYGGKGVEKAVIAVNDDIAEEILGFAPDEQRLIDRALIDLDGTPDKSKLGANAILGTSLAVAHAAAETAGLHLFRYLGGPNAHVLPVPMMNILNGGAHADTNVDIQEFMIAPIGAASFREAVRWGAEVYQALKAVLKAHGLATGVGDEGGFAPNLDSNRAALDLIIEAIQKAGYTPGRDIALALDVAASEFYSDGAYRFEGESRTAEEMASYYADLVDAYPLVSIEDPLDEEDWEGWGKLTASLGDKVQLVGDDLFVTNPERLQRGIDSEIGNSLLVKVNQIGTLTETLDAVALAQRSGYTAMISHRSGETEDTTIADIAVATNAGQIKTGAPARSERVAKYNQLLRIEEELDDAAIYAGVSAFPRFKARD is encoded by the coding sequence TTGTCGTCGATCGAGGCAGTGCAGGCGCGGGAGATCCTCGATTCCCGCGGTAATCCGACGGTGGAGGTCGAGGTCCTGCTCGACGACGGGACGATCGCCCGCGCGGCGGTCCCCAGCGGGGCGTCCACCGGGCAGTTCGAGGCGGTGGAGCTGCGCGACGGCGGCGAGCGCTACGGCGGCAAGGGTGTGGAGAAGGCCGTCATCGCCGTCAACGACGACATCGCCGAGGAGATCCTGGGTTTCGCCCCCGACGAGCAGCGGCTGATCGACCGCGCGCTCATCGACCTCGACGGCACCCCCGACAAGTCCAAGCTCGGCGCCAACGCCATCCTCGGCACCTCCCTCGCGGTGGCGCACGCCGCCGCCGAGACCGCGGGCCTCCACCTCTTCCGGTACCTGGGCGGCCCGAACGCACACGTGCTGCCGGTGCCGATGATGAACATCCTCAACGGCGGCGCCCACGCCGACACCAACGTCGACATCCAGGAGTTCATGATCGCCCCGATCGGGGCGGCGAGCTTCCGCGAGGCCGTCCGCTGGGGCGCCGAGGTCTACCAGGCGCTCAAGGCGGTCCTCAAGGCCCACGGCCTGGCCACCGGCGTCGGCGACGAGGGCGGCTTCGCCCCGAACCTGGACAGCAACCGGGCCGCGCTCGACCTGATCATCGAGGCCATCCAGAAGGCCGGGTACACCCCGGGCCGCGACATCGCGCTCGCCCTGGACGTCGCCGCCAGCGAGTTCTACTCCGACGGCGCCTACCGGTTCGAGGGCGAGTCCCGCACCGCCGAGGAGATGGCCTCCTACTACGCGGACCTCGTCGACGCCTACCCGCTGGTCTCCATCGAGGACCCGCTCGACGAGGAGGACTGGGAGGGCTGGGGGAAGCTGACCGCCTCCCTGGGCGACAAGGTGCAGCTGGTCGGCGACGACCTGTTCGTCACCAACCCGGAGCGGCTGCAGCGCGGCATCGACTCCGAGATCGGCAACTCGCTGCTGGTGAAGGTCAACCAGATCGGCACCCTCACCGAGACCCTGGACGCGGTCGCCCTGGCCCAGCGCAGCGGCTACACGGCGATGATCTCGCACCGCTCCGGCGAGACCGAGGACACGACCATCGCCGACATCGCCGTCGCGACCAACGCCGGGCAGATCAAGACCGGTGCCCCGGCCCGCAGCGAGCGCGTCGCCAAGTACAACCAGCTGCTGCGGATCGAAGAGGAATTGGACGACGCCGCGATTTATGCCGGTGTGTCGGCCTTCCCGCGCTTCAAGGCCCGGGACTAG
- a CDS encoding TetR family transcriptional regulator has translation MARRQIDTRAEIRAVALQLFAEQGFEKTSLREIAERLGITKAALYYHFPSKSDLLSDVVAPLLTDVPAMLDAAERAGESDPRRILEGYFDVIARHRVVFMAMLSDIGALARLDVLPAVFGWRDRLQTLLVGPDASAADAARVTVAVGGLQDAAVMMGGGPAAEVRAAAVDAAYRALRT, from the coding sequence GTGGCACGTCGGCAGATCGACACCAGAGCGGAGATCCGCGCCGTCGCGCTGCAGCTCTTCGCCGAGCAGGGTTTCGAGAAGACGAGCCTGCGCGAGATCGCCGAGCGCCTCGGCATCACCAAGGCGGCGCTCTACTACCACTTCCCGTCCAAGTCCGACCTGCTGAGCGACGTCGTCGCGCCGCTGCTCACCGACGTCCCGGCGATGCTGGACGCGGCGGAGCGCGCGGGCGAGTCCGACCCGCGCCGGATCCTGGAGGGCTACTTCGACGTCATCGCGCGCCACCGCGTCGTGTTCATGGCCATGCTCAGCGACATCGGCGCGCTGGCCCGGCTCGACGTCCTGCCGGCCGTCTTCGGCTGGCGCGACCGGCTCCAGACCCTCCTCGTCGGGCCGGACGCGTCCGCGGCCGACGCCGCCCGCGTCACGGTCGCCGTCGGCGGGCTGCAGGACGCGGCGGTGATGATGGGGGGTGGACCGGCCGCTGAGGTCCGCGCCGCCGCCGTCGATGCCGCCTACCGCGCATTGCGGACGTGA
- a CDS encoding FAD-dependent monooxygenase has translation MPTTTGRSVLISGASIAGPALAYWLRAHGFTPTVVERAPRLRDGGYAVDVCGIAVDVVERMGLLPAVRRAGTQTRTLSTIGRDGRRSAEVDISVFGSGPSASNVELMRGHLSRIFHQATEDGAEYVFDDSITAMEETTDGVRVTFENSAPRTFGLVVGADGLHSNVRRLAFGPEGNFRRYLGRYVSIFSVPNDLGLDREVRLYNTPHRLTALHCSAPHTGRIEPPRPGEENDPGTNPVAKAMFVFTTRREVPVDHRDVAAQQRIVSAVFAREGWEAPRLLRAMRDADDFYFDSVSQIHMDRWSRGRIALVGDAAYCPSPMSGQGTSVGSVGAYVLAGELAAADGDHTAAFRRYESLMRRYVHANQAIAAKGSRVLIPATPTGIRLRDQAFRLTNYLPGLTGLGQDIDRASNGMALPDYPVNDE, from the coding sequence ATGCCCACGACCACCGGCCGCAGTGTCCTCATCTCCGGGGCGAGCATCGCCGGACCCGCGCTGGCGTACTGGCTGCGCGCCCACGGGTTCACCCCGACCGTCGTCGAACGCGCGCCGCGCCTCCGCGACGGCGGGTACGCGGTCGACGTCTGCGGGATCGCCGTCGACGTGGTGGAGAGGATGGGCCTGCTCCCCGCGGTGCGCCGGGCCGGCACGCAGACGCGCACGCTGTCCACCATCGGACGGGACGGGCGCCGCAGCGCCGAGGTCGACATCTCGGTCTTCGGCAGCGGCCCCTCGGCGTCCAACGTCGAGCTGATGCGCGGCCACCTGAGCCGGATCTTCCACCAGGCGACCGAGGACGGGGCGGAGTACGTGTTCGACGACTCCATCACCGCGATGGAGGAGACCACCGACGGCGTGCGGGTGACCTTCGAGAACTCCGCGCCGCGCACCTTCGGCCTGGTGGTGGGCGCCGACGGGCTGCACTCCAACGTGCGGCGGCTCGCCTTCGGGCCGGAGGGGAACTTCCGCCGCTACCTCGGGCGCTACGTCTCGATCTTCAGCGTTCCCAACGACCTGGGCCTGGACCGGGAGGTGCGCCTGTACAACACCCCCCACCGGCTCACCGCCCTGCACTGCTCGGCACCGCACACCGGCCGGATCGAACCGCCGCGGCCCGGCGAGGAGAACGACCCGGGAACCAACCCGGTGGCCAAGGCCATGTTCGTCTTCACCACCCGCCGCGAGGTGCCCGTCGACCACCGCGACGTCGCGGCCCAGCAGCGGATCGTCTCGGCGGTGTTCGCACGGGAGGGCTGGGAGGCGCCCCGGCTACTGCGGGCGATGCGGGACGCCGACGACTTCTACTTCGACTCGGTCAGCCAGATCCACATGGACCGCTGGTCGCGGGGACGCATCGCGCTCGTCGGGGACGCCGCCTACTGCCCCTCGCCGATGTCGGGCCAGGGGACGAGCGTCGGATCGGTGGGCGCCTACGTGCTGGCCGGTGAACTCGCGGCGGCCGACGGCGACCACACCGCGGCGTTCCGCCGCTACGAGTCCCTGATGCGGCGGTATGTCCACGCGAACCAGGCCATCGCCGCCAAGGGGTCACGCGTCCTCATCCCCGCCACCCCCACCGGTATCCGGCTGCGTGACCAGGCCTTCCGCCTCACGAACTACCTGCCCGGACTCACCGGGCTCGGCCAGGACATCGACCGCGCCTCCAACGGGATGGCCCTCCCCGACTATCCGGTGAACGACGAATGA
- a CDS encoding amidase domain-containing protein yields MDRRTFFVATGLGATAVTLLPAGTASATVGMSPEEEGLLLRQARDYLALRADQLTNAPSLFTRLSDGLQIDRESEARIHDDIEVIKATREDHRSVDGGNASTDISVSLVEVRIDGDRLVATVEENTKLYYQNPEPDEPECEEYWLRHDFTFLQGPSGWVMLESMPEFAGGALLPSTQAMIDTGAAPAEPEVVAEAEAPLPEVAPELENGVGPKGLSKANKKKVVNYAQKYVRKYNKSYRSYKADCTNFVSQAMRAGGWKYKGSGVGARRWNHVWYYGPAAKATSYTWAGAENWGTFARIKSKRTRKIKMSSLAPGDILQAAWKKGNPKDHSMIVVKTGKRSEKYLNYHTPSTKEKKLSRVKKESPGADWYPHRT; encoded by the coding sequence ATGGATCGCCGCACCTTCTTCGTGGCGACCGGGCTGGGCGCGACGGCCGTCACCCTGCTGCCTGCGGGAACCGCGTCTGCGACGGTCGGGATGTCACCTGAGGAGGAAGGGCTTCTTCTCAGACAGGCCCGCGACTACCTCGCCCTTCGCGCCGATCAGCTCACGAACGCGCCCTCGCTGTTCACCCGGCTCTCTGACGGCCTCCAGATCGATCGGGAGTCGGAGGCGCGGATCCACGACGACATCGAGGTCATCAAGGCCACTCGGGAGGATCACCGTTCCGTTGACGGTGGCAATGCGTCCACCGACATCTCCGTGTCCCTCGTGGAGGTCAGAATCGACGGCGATCGATTGGTGGCTACCGTCGAAGAGAACACCAAGCTGTATTACCAGAATCCGGAGCCGGACGAACCCGAATGCGAGGAGTACTGGCTACGCCATGACTTCACATTCCTGCAGGGGCCATCGGGCTGGGTGATGCTTGAGTCGATGCCGGAGTTCGCCGGTGGGGCGCTGCTGCCGAGCACACAGGCGATGATCGACACCGGTGCGGCTCCAGCCGAGCCGGAGGTGGTCGCCGAGGCTGAGGCTCCTCTGCCCGAAGTCGCACCGGAGCTGGAGAACGGGGTCGGGCCGAAAGGGTTGAGTAAGGCCAACAAGAAGAAGGTCGTCAACTACGCCCAGAAATACGTTCGAAAATACAACAAGAGCTACAGGTCATACAAGGCGGACTGCACGAACTTCGTATCCCAGGCAATGCGCGCTGGAGGGTGGAAGTACAAGGGGTCGGGAGTAGGTGCCCGCAGGTGGAACCACGTCTGGTATTACGGTCCGGCAGCGAAAGCCACAAGCTATACGTGGGCTGGAGCCGAGAACTGGGGCACCTTCGCGCGGATCAAGTCCAAGCGGACCCGGAAGATCAAGATGTCCTCGCTGGCTCCAGGGGACATCTTGCAGGCAGCCTGGAAGAAGGGGAACCCCAAGGACCACTCGATGATCGTCGTCAAGACCGGTAAGCGCAGCGAGAAGTATCTCAACTATCACACCCCCAGCACCAAGGAGAAGAAGCTTAGCCGTGTCAAGAAGGAAAGTCCGGGGGCTGATTGGTATCCCCACCGCACCTAA
- a CDS encoding FtsW/RodA/SpoVE family cell cycle protein: MDGGHGPRTVRRGGAVTPQSTGHAERPKRRNVELALLLVAVAVLAGGLCLAGWEIDGRVPDDLALFVGAFGGAVLVLHVALRRLAPWADPLMLPLAAVLNAVGLTVIWGLHRTEGLVEFAAGKQLMWAVLGVAGCLGVLLLLREPRRLQRYPYLLAVTGLVLLALPMLPIIGIDAYGAHRWIGVRGFTVQPSEFAKILLVVFLAAYLGMKREVLSTAARQLRVRGVKVFSLPRMRDLGPMTVAWGFAILLLVGTKDLGASLLLFGVFLAILYTATGRKSWVGIGLLMFSAGATIAWAMFVHVRQRVLIWLDPFDPELYRSAGGSYQLVEGLFALADGGLFGTGFADGRAADIFAADSDLILVSIGEKLGLTGLMAVLVLLLLLAERGFRTAIASREIFVKLMATGFAFLLGFQVFVVLGGVTRLIPLTGMTTPFLAAGGSSLVSSWIMIGLWLRMSDSARRPSPAPQEQARGEDVTEVIRLPGGGVGAPRGAGTSQGADASQRDEEAGVNREGDPSPSRRATAQG; this comes from the coding sequence ATGGACGGCGGGCACGGACCTCGGACGGTGAGGCGAGGCGGTGCGGTGACACCCCAATCCACAGGACACGCGGAGCGGCCGAAGCGGCGCAACGTCGAGTTGGCGCTGCTGCTCGTGGCCGTGGCGGTCCTGGCGGGCGGGCTGTGTCTGGCCGGGTGGGAGATCGACGGACGGGTGCCCGATGACCTGGCGCTGTTCGTCGGTGCATTCGGCGGGGCTGTGCTGGTCCTGCACGTCGCGCTGCGGCGGCTGGCGCCGTGGGCCGACCCGCTGATGCTGCCGTTGGCGGCCGTGCTGAACGCCGTGGGACTGACCGTCATCTGGGGGCTGCACCGCACCGAGGGGCTCGTGGAGTTCGCGGCCGGGAAGCAGCTCATGTGGGCGGTACTCGGGGTCGCGGGGTGTCTGGGTGTGCTCCTCCTCCTGCGGGAGCCGCGGCGGCTGCAGCGCTACCCCTACCTGCTGGCCGTCACCGGGCTGGTGCTGCTGGCCCTGCCGATGCTGCCGATCATCGGCATCGACGCCTACGGCGCCCACCGGTGGATCGGCGTCCGTGGGTTCACCGTCCAGCCATCGGAGTTCGCCAAGATCCTGCTGGTCGTCTTCCTCGCCGCCTACCTGGGGATGAAGCGCGAGGTGCTGTCGACGGCCGCCCGGCAGCTGCGGGTGCGCGGTGTGAAGGTCTTCAGCCTCCCCCGCATGCGCGACCTGGGGCCGATGACGGTCGCGTGGGGCTTCGCCATCCTGCTGCTGGTCGGCACCAAGGACCTCGGCGCCTCGCTGCTGCTGTTCGGCGTCTTCCTGGCGATCCTGTACACCGCGACCGGCCGCAAGTCCTGGGTCGGCATCGGGCTGCTGATGTTCTCCGCCGGGGCCACGATCGCCTGGGCGATGTTCGTGCACGTGCGCCAGCGCGTCCTCATCTGGCTGGACCCGTTCGACCCGGAGCTCTACCGCTCCGCCGGCGGCAGCTACCAGCTCGTCGAGGGGCTGTTCGCACTGGCGGACGGCGGGCTGTTCGGTACCGGGTTCGCCGACGGGCGGGCCGCCGACATCTTCGCCGCCGACAGCGACCTGATCCTCGTCTCGATCGGGGAGAAGCTCGGGCTCACCGGACTCATGGCGGTGCTGGTGCTGCTCCTGCTGCTCGCCGAGCGGGGGTTTCGGACCGCGATCGCCTCCCGCGAGATCTTCGTGAAGCTGATGGCCACCGGCTTCGCGTTCCTACTCGGCTTCCAGGTCTTCGTGGTGCTGGGCGGGGTCACCCGGCTCATCCCGCTGACCGGCATGACCACGCCCTTCCTGGCGGCCGGCGGGTCGTCGCTGGTGTCCAGCTGGATCATGATCGGGCTGTGGCTGCGCATGAGCGACTCCGCCCGCCGCCCCTCGCCCGCGCCGCAGGAGCAGGCGCGGGGTGAAGACGTGACCGAGGTGATCCGGCTTCCCGGGGGTGGTGTGGGCGCTCCACGAGGAGCGGGCACTTCGCAGGGTGCGGACGCCTCGCAGCGTGACGAGGAGGCCGGCGTCAATCGCGAGGGCGATCCGTCCCCCAGTAGGCGCGCCACTGCTCAGGGGTGA
- a CDS encoding MazG family protein, which produces MDTLRRQCPWDARQTHESLAKYLLQEAYETLETIEAGDYATLREELGDVLLQVLFHARIAQERGADGWTVDDVADAIIDKLTRRHPHVFGGVAVEGVDDVRANWETIKAAERARKGDAEASILEGVPFGQPAALLAYELQKRAVRNGLPDDLITDDGGAGGGLFAGVDAERRRDADPEIDLRAAARRFDRRVRAAEAKARADGRDPRALTPEQWRAYWGTDRPRD; this is translated from the coding sequence ATGGACACGCTGCGGCGCCAGTGCCCCTGGGACGCCCGCCAGACGCATGAGTCGCTGGCCAAGTACCTGCTCCAGGAGGCCTACGAGACGCTGGAGACCATCGAGGCGGGCGACTACGCCACGCTGCGCGAGGAACTCGGCGACGTGCTGCTGCAGGTCCTCTTCCACGCCCGGATCGCGCAGGAGCGCGGGGCGGACGGCTGGACGGTCGACGACGTCGCCGACGCCATCATCGACAAGCTCACCCGCCGCCACCCGCACGTGTTCGGCGGCGTCGCCGTCGAGGGCGTGGACGACGTGCGCGCCAACTGGGAGACCATCAAGGCCGCCGAGCGCGCCCGGAAGGGCGACGCCGAGGCCTCCATCCTGGAGGGCGTGCCCTTCGGCCAGCCGGCCGCGCTGCTCGCCTACGAGCTGCAGAAGCGGGCGGTGCGCAACGGGCTGCCCGACGACCTCATCACCGACGACGGGGGAGCGGGCGGCGGCCTGTTCGCCGGGGTCGACGCGGAGCGGCGGCGCGACGCCGACCCGGAGATCGACCTGCGCGCCGCGGCCCGCCGGTTCGACCGGCGGGTGCGCGCGGCCGAGGCCAAGGCGCGCGCCGACGGCCGCGACCCGCGCGCGCTCACCCCTGAGCAGTGGCGCGCCTACTGGGGGACGGATCGCCCTCGCGATTGA
- the cysC gene encoding adenylyl-sulfate kinase, with protein sequence MTVGRAEVGLDANHQGQVPQDTAPVFTPDPVTLAHLELILNGAYPLTGFMTSEESASTIKHGRLPDGTAWPVPVTLPVPDELAGAERLVLADPEGAPLAELRVGQHWWSDHRDHEYGHRLAGEVRFARPPMYGVLRHLRLAPTEIRGQRDIGGFADRPLLAVLAERPLHHRSLHQIRAAAEEIGGDGRAEVLVLIDTPLDDEGLTPAILAAEPLLPPRTRFVVTTLPTSGRRDGHPLPAGRHDLLAAHVARAYGATHLLIDRAPGDPAATCEEHGHAPIPILPAAEWRYDTREELWRRADQVPDDRAETEPGDAEVEEMLALGRELPSWFTPARVATELHRLCPARTRRGLTVFLTGLSGSGKSTIARGVAEGVRRAGRTVTLLDGDVVRRLLSSGLTFSRADRDLNIRRIGYVAAEITRHGGVAVCAPIAPYAATRAQVRAMVEENGDFFLVHVATPLEVCEERDRKGLYAKARAGEIPEFTGISDPYEEPTDADLVVDTRDAAEGESVAEVLSALRAGGWLPDHHDHRNHPSHVEHHDHR encoded by the coding sequence GTGACGGTCGGACGAGCGGAGGTCGGGTTGGACGCCAACCATCAGGGACAGGTCCCACAGGACACGGCACCGGTGTTCACGCCCGACCCGGTGACCCTGGCCCACCTGGAGCTGATCCTCAACGGCGCATACCCCCTGACCGGCTTCATGACCTCGGAGGAGTCCGCGTCCACGATCAAGCACGGCAGGCTGCCCGACGGCACCGCGTGGCCGGTTCCGGTCACCCTGCCGGTGCCCGACGAACTGGCCGGCGCCGAGCGGCTGGTCCTCGCCGACCCCGAGGGCGCCCCGCTGGCCGAGCTGCGGGTCGGCCAGCACTGGTGGTCCGACCACCGCGACCACGAGTACGGCCACCGGCTGGCCGGCGAGGTGCGCTTCGCCCGCCCGCCCATGTACGGAGTCCTGCGCCACCTGCGCCTGGCCCCCACCGAGATCCGCGGCCAGCGCGACATCGGCGGTTTCGCCGACCGCCCGCTTCTGGCCGTGCTGGCCGAGCGCCCGCTGCACCACCGCTCCCTGCACCAGATCCGCGCCGCGGCCGAAGAGATCGGCGGGGACGGTCGCGCCGAGGTGCTGGTCCTCATCGACACCCCGCTCGACGACGAGGGCCTGACCCCGGCGATCCTCGCCGCCGAGCCGCTGCTGCCGCCGCGCACCCGATTCGTCGTGACCACGCTGCCCACCTCCGGCCGCAGGGACGGCCACCCGCTGCCTGCGGGCCGCCACGACCTGCTGGCCGCGCACGTCGCCCGCGCCTACGGCGCCACCCACCTACTCATCGACCGCGCCCCGGGCGATCCCGCCGCCACGTGCGAAGAACACGGTCACGCCCCCATCCCGATCCTCCCGGCCGCGGAATGGCGCTACGACACCCGCGAGGAACTGTGGCGCCGCGCCGACCAGGTCCCCGACGACCGCGCCGAGACCGAGCCGGGCGACGCCGAGGTCGAGGAAATGCTCGCGCTCGGCCGGGAACTGCCCTCCTGGTTCACCCCCGCCCGCGTCGCCACCGAACTGCACCGGCTGTGCCCCGCCCGGACCCGGCGCGGCCTCACCGTCTTCCTCACCGGCCTGTCGGGGTCGGGCAAGTCCACCATCGCCCGCGGCGTGGCCGAGGGGGTGCGCCGTGCCGGGCGCACCGTGACCCTGCTCGACGGCGACGTGGTCCGGCGCCTGCTGTCGTCCGGGCTCACCTTCTCCCGCGCCGACCGCGACCTCAACATCCGCCGCATCGGCTACGTCGCCGCCGAGATCACCCGGCACGGCGGCGTGGCCGTCTGCGCCCCGATCGCCCCGTATGCCGCCACCCGCGCCCAGGTGCGCGCCATGGTGGAGGAGAACGGCGACTTCTTCCTCGTGCACGTCGCCACCCCGCTGGAGGTATGCGAGGAGCGCGACCGCAAGGGCCTGTACGCCAAGGCGCGCGCGGGGGAGATCCCGGAGTTCACCGGCATATCCGACCCGTACGAGGAGCCGACCGACGCCGACCTGGTGGTCGACACCCGGGACGCCGCAGAGGGGGAGTCGGTCGCCGAGGTCCTCTCCGCGCTGCGCGCCGGAGGCTGGCTGCCGGACCACCACGACCACCGCAACCACCCCAGTCACGTCGAGCACCATGACCACCGCTGA